One window from the genome of Gimesia aquarii encodes:
- a CDS encoding aspartate aminotransferase family protein: MTTAIQFDNENQSNAIRQDLFQTEPLALRTFTPSQAVLAKSAGCFHWTPEGRRLYDFTSGVLVANLGHNPRRWMKRFSEYLGWKPEHITGEGEGDYFEAVTLTAYNAVTEIETEASKRLIANIQSFKGGNRCDKVIWAASGSEAVQKALWACLHRDPERDIILATRYGFHGKKGLAGAVTGSETDPDRDPHVKFISFPRTECDDITKCDQPLDTNKYRNELEELWNAYGDRINCLITEPYLGGGGSYHPQVEYHQVLQDFCREHDIMLVLDEVQANFGRTGCMYAFEKYQIEPDFVVLGKGLGNGIPVAATVGRSDVISCLKYGEASDTWSANPVSSASVLATLDEFENTDVMENTQKLSKIYIEGLQSLKETGVIAKVRGEGMVFGIECAELGGKTSQEVAIEFVKACYLGEEGGDGIHLLGALAGNVLRVSPPMTMTEEQARDSIALLQRLCGKLAIELQAATASA; encoded by the coding sequence ATGACCACAGCCATTCAATTTGATAACGAAAATCAATCGAACGCGATTCGTCAGGATTTGTTTCAGACAGAACCCTTGGCCTTACGGACATTCACTCCCAGTCAAGCGGTGCTCGCAAAATCAGCAGGTTGCTTTCACTGGACGCCTGAAGGACGTCGTCTGTATGACTTCACCTCGGGTGTGCTCGTTGCAAATTTAGGGCACAACCCTCGACGCTGGATGAAGCGGTTCAGTGAGTATCTTGGCTGGAAACCCGAACACATTACCGGCGAAGGGGAAGGTGATTACTTTGAAGCAGTCACACTCACCGCCTATAACGCCGTCACTGAAATTGAAACGGAAGCCAGCAAACGGCTCATCGCCAATATTCAATCCTTCAAGGGAGGCAATCGTTGCGACAAGGTCATCTGGGCCGCTTCAGGTTCAGAAGCAGTGCAAAAGGCACTTTGGGCTTGTTTGCACCGGGATCCCGAGCGAGACATTATCCTGGCAACACGTTATGGATTTCACGGTAAAAAAGGGTTGGCTGGTGCAGTCACCGGATCAGAGACAGATCCAGATCGAGATCCCCATGTGAAATTTATCAGTTTCCCTCGGACGGAATGTGATGATATCACCAAATGTGATCAACCTCTGGATACAAACAAATATCGGAATGAGCTGGAAGAACTCTGGAATGCCTATGGCGACCGGATTAACTGTTTGATCACCGAACCTTATCTTGGTGGAGGAGGAAGTTACCATCCACAGGTTGAATACCATCAAGTATTGCAGGATTTCTGCCGTGAGCATGATATCATGTTAGTTCTGGATGAAGTTCAAGCGAACTTTGGGCGTACCGGATGCATGTATGCCTTCGAAAAATACCAGATTGAACCTGACTTCGTAGTACTCGGAAAAGGGCTGGGAAATGGAATTCCTGTCGCTGCGACTGTGGGACGCTCTGATGTTATTTCCTGCCTGAAGTATGGGGAAGCATCCGACACCTGGAGTGCAAACCCCGTCTCCTCTGCTTCCGTGTTAGCGACACTTGATGAATTCGAAAATACGGATGTAATGGAGAATACTCAGAAACTTTCGAAGATCTATATCGAAGGCCTGCAAAGTCTGAAAGAAACAGGGGTCATCGCCAAAGTTCGCGGAGAAGGAATGGTGTTTGGAATTGAGTGCGCCGAACTGGGTGGTAAAACCAGCCAGGAAGTCGCTATCGAGTTTGTCAAAGCCTGTTACCTTGGTGAAGAGGGTGGAGACGGCATCCACCTGCTGGGTGCTTTGGCCGGCAACGTATTACGCGTCAGTCCCCCCATGACGATGACAGAAGAACAGGCGCGAGACTCAATTGCACTTCTACAACGCTTGTGTGGAAAACTGGCGATAGAACTTCAGGCTGCAACTGCTTCCGCCTAA
- a CDS encoding tetratricopeptide repeat protein produces MSVRMTKQTWITGIACALLLCNGCSSMRQGSVASTDEAPTSLKDKIFVAKQKLKDPDKFYITHGQLQEKMGDVKTARSSYEVALGQNPKSVEAVLGLARLDQVAGDKASAEKGFQKALEMAPKDPNVRASIGQFYAAEKKWDQAVALLNEAVQSAPADKNIRYQLGIAMASSGDYQGAMPHLIRAVGEAEAHYNIGYILRDRGQLQASEQQFLQAVLLKPEFNEAQYWLDEIRREKENRLMLAGVTSGETKGLNAGAKQVSYSNSQAKKQRSAQVRQQKSGAVQGMSRASVSPQKHKLGSNAKSAAPPANLTAEQLEQWRNQRKF; encoded by the coding sequence ATGTCAGTACGGATGACTAAACAAACATGGATTACTGGAATTGCCTGTGCCTTACTACTCTGTAATGGTTGTTCTTCGATGCGTCAGGGATCAGTTGCCAGTACAGATGAAGCACCGACCAGTTTGAAAGATAAAATTTTTGTTGCGAAACAAAAACTGAAAGATCCAGACAAGTTTTACATTACGCATGGTCAGCTTCAGGAAAAAATGGGCGATGTGAAAACAGCGCGTTCTTCCTATGAAGTTGCTTTGGGGCAAAACCCAAAATCAGTAGAAGCTGTGTTGGGACTCGCCCGCTTAGATCAGGTTGCCGGTGATAAAGCTTCTGCAGAAAAAGGATTTCAAAAAGCGCTCGAGATGGCGCCAAAGGATCCCAATGTCCGTGCCAGCATCGGTCAATTTTATGCGGCTGAGAAAAAGTGGGATCAAGCGGTCGCTCTATTAAATGAAGCAGTGCAGTCTGCTCCAGCAGATAAAAACATTCGTTATCAACTGGGAATCGCAATGGCCTCTTCTGGTGACTATCAGGGAGCAATGCCCCATTTGATTCGTGCTGTGGGTGAAGCAGAAGCCCATTATAACATTGGCTACATTTTAAGAGATCGAGGACAGCTACAGGCGAGTGAGCAGCAGTTCCTCCAGGCAGTCTTATTGAAACCGGAATTCAACGAGGCGCAGTATTGGCTCGACGAAATTCGTCGAGAGAAAGAAAATCGTCTGATGTTAGCAGGAGTGACATCAGGTGAAACGAAAGGCCTCAATGCGGGAGCCAAACAGGTTTCGTATTCCAATTCACAAGCAAAAAAACAAAGGTCAGCTCAAGTCAGGCAACAAAAATCGGGTGCTGTACAAGGCATGAGCCGAGCAAGCGTATCACCACAAAAACATAAATTGGGATCCAATGCGAAATCAGCCGCGCCACCTGCGAATTTGACTGCTGAACAACTGGAACAGTGGCGTAATCAACGAAAGTTTTAA
- a CDS encoding ATPase, which translates to MIDRPTEDESQNPPDDSILEYMKGTPKETGSEEEPRYTAKNHDLSDLYNDLFQKKKPTEDPQKVLVKEQPEEAIPLDDGQYEGESIPAPQTLEESGLSLMQLCNLVLKQLYLQGSALGIEISRSAHLPFGIIDEALIFLKEDKCIEVSSGKMIGRSSYRFNLTELGRIRAREAFEQCRYVGPAPVPLHDYVRQCRLQTVTGIDCTPEKLEHAFEDFILREGLLNELGPAVCSGRSIFIYGPPGNGKTLIAKGLGQFLNRQGGDIYVPYALQMENSIITLFDPTIHQTTDDLELQERSLVETQNADRISKMKGWDKPECDLRWRRIRRPVVITGGELTLEMLDLRYNQSSNYYTAPLHIKANGGVFLIDDFGRQLVSPKNLLNRWILPLEDRVDYLTLATGKKFSVPFEQLIVFSTNLDPKDLVDEAFLRRIRHKIQISAPSRQIFTEICKLCCRQRDIEFDPSFVNYLYDNCYRQGKAPRSSDPRDLLEIIQSICRFKGQKPIISTQLISEAAQRFFCQI; encoded by the coding sequence ATGATTGATCGACCTACGGAAGACGAATCTCAGAATCCACCCGATGATTCCATTTTAGAGTATATGAAAGGCACTCCGAAAGAGACAGGCTCAGAAGAGGAGCCTCGATATACTGCGAAGAACCACGATCTCTCTGATTTGTATAACGACTTGTTTCAGAAAAAAAAACCGACTGAGGACCCACAAAAAGTCCTTGTGAAAGAGCAACCGGAAGAGGCCATTCCTTTAGATGATGGCCAATATGAGGGCGAGTCGATTCCAGCACCACAGACGCTGGAAGAGAGTGGCTTGTCCTTAATGCAGTTGTGCAATCTGGTTTTGAAACAACTCTATTTGCAAGGCAGTGCTCTGGGAATTGAAATCTCTCGTAGCGCACACCTTCCGTTTGGGATTATCGATGAAGCATTGATTTTTCTGAAAGAAGATAAATGTATTGAGGTGAGTTCAGGTAAGATGATCGGTCGATCTTCGTATCGTTTTAATCTGACTGAATTGGGACGTATTCGCGCACGGGAAGCGTTTGAACAATGTCGCTATGTCGGACCTGCTCCGGTTCCACTCCATGATTATGTGCGTCAGTGTCGTTTGCAAACTGTCACAGGCATTGATTGTACTCCCGAGAAATTAGAGCATGCATTTGAGGATTTCATCCTGCGCGAAGGACTTTTGAACGAATTGGGTCCCGCAGTTTGCAGTGGACGTTCGATATTTATTTATGGTCCACCCGGGAATGGTAAAACATTGATTGCAAAAGGATTGGGGCAATTTCTGAATCGTCAGGGCGGAGATATCTACGTGCCCTATGCATTGCAGATGGAAAACAGCATTATCACGCTGTTTGACCCAACGATTCATCAAACAACCGACGATCTTGAATTACAGGAACGGAGTTTGGTTGAAACTCAAAATGCCGACAGAATTTCAAAAATGAAAGGCTGGGATAAGCCAGAATGTGACCTGCGCTGGCGACGAATCAGACGGCCGGTTGTGATTACCGGTGGCGAGCTGACCTTAGAGATGCTCGATTTACGTTACAATCAATCCAGCAATTATTATACGGCACCACTTCACATCAAGGCGAATGGTGGAGTGTTTCTGATAGACGATTTTGGGAGACAGCTGGTCAGCCCCAAAAACCTTCTCAACCGGTGGATTTTGCCGCTTGAAGACCGAGTGGATTACTTGACGCTGGCAACAGGTAAAAAATTCTCAGTTCCCTTTGAACAGCTGATTGTCTTCTCAACAAATTTGGATCCGAAGGATCTTGTAGACGAAGCCTTTCTACGGCGGATTCGACATAAAATTCAGATCAGCGCTCCCTCCCGGCAGATCTTTACCGAAATTTGCAAGCTGTGTTGTCGTCAGCGCGACATCGAATTTGATCCATCTTTTGTAAACTACCTATATGATAATTGCTATCGTCAGGGAAAAGCTCCCAGATCAAGCGACCCGCGAGATTTACTGGAGATTATTCAGTCAATCTGCCGATTTAAAGGACAGAAACCCATCATTTCCACCCAACTAATCTCAGAAGCAGCGCAACGTTTCTTCTGTCAAATATAA
- a CDS encoding Tex family protein, with product MDTIEIKSNQSNKHFSEHDAEQMALELNLSSQQILNVIALLDEGNTVPFITRYRKERTGNLDEVQIRDIQKRVQSKRQIWERASTILRLIEAQQQLTPELKAEIEKADTLKRLEDLYRPYRPKRTSRAATARKRGFEPLADAIWKGDAHIEDLSKEALKYTKGEEGARTTDEVLKGAADILAEKIGEDADVREISRKIAWKSGRLVANATKNAEESGQEYRDYFKFSEHVVKVPHHRTLAMNRGEKSGALRVRFEWDEESACTSIARQLNLSHHRFAKFLTQVINDAQQRLILPSLEREIRRELTEKAEKHAVSVFASNLKNLLLQPPLRGERILAIDPGLRTGCKLAVLDELGNCLANDLVYVTGSAEKKDYARNKLAEFMQEHECKLVAIGNGTACRETEEIITEMIEQNLPEARYLIVNEAGASIYSASPVAREEFPDLDATIRGTISIGRRLQDPLSELVKIDPQHLGVGMYQHDVNSKRLKESLDEVIESCVNYVGVNLNNASASLLRHVSGMNQLIARRITEWRDNHGSFLNRKQLLDVAGIGEATFTQAAGFLKIDEGDEPLDSTWIHPESYEHAHKVLTQLDLPQDSLKTSANDRAAIIEKVSQVDKTQLSESLKIGLPTLEDILEAIGKPRRDPRSDLPGPIFKKGVLKLEQLVKDMELQGTILNVVDFGAFVDVGLKDSALIHVSEMATHFIENPYQFVSVGDVITAWVLGVDLERRRVSLTLIKPGTDRQSKKESFSKPKAPQKQFDKKKTTPPGSSQTEQRPKKKRSPKKKKPPAAKLSDEMKSGEQPLQGFDQLKALWNQKKK from the coding sequence ATGGATACGATTGAGATAAAATCGAATCAGTCAAACAAGCATTTCTCTGAACACGATGCAGAGCAAATGGCTTTGGAGTTGAATCTCTCCTCACAGCAAATTCTCAATGTGATTGCATTGCTGGATGAAGGGAATACGGTTCCCTTTATTACACGCTACCGAAAAGAACGAACTGGCAATCTGGATGAAGTTCAGATTCGCGATATTCAAAAGCGGGTACAATCAAAACGACAAATTTGGGAACGTGCTTCCACAATCCTGCGTTTAATTGAAGCACAACAACAACTCACTCCTGAGTTAAAAGCAGAAATCGAAAAAGCCGATACACTCAAACGTCTTGAAGATCTATATCGCCCCTATCGTCCCAAAAGAACCTCCCGTGCCGCGACTGCCAGAAAGCGTGGTTTCGAACCATTGGCTGATGCGATCTGGAAAGGTGACGCTCACATTGAGGATCTCTCAAAAGAAGCGTTAAAATATACGAAAGGTGAAGAAGGAGCCCGCACAACGGATGAGGTATTAAAGGGGGCTGCTGACATCCTGGCGGAAAAGATTGGTGAAGATGCCGACGTACGTGAAATCTCGCGCAAGATTGCCTGGAAATCGGGACGTCTTGTTGCGAATGCCACCAAGAACGCTGAAGAGTCTGGTCAGGAATATCGCGATTACTTTAAGTTCTCAGAGCATGTTGTCAAGGTGCCTCATCATCGCACATTAGCGATGAACAGAGGAGAAAAGTCAGGCGCACTGCGCGTCCGCTTTGAATGGGACGAAGAGTCTGCCTGCACATCAATCGCCCGCCAATTGAATTTAAGTCATCATCGCTTTGCAAAATTTCTGACACAGGTGATCAACGACGCGCAACAACGTTTGATCCTGCCCAGCCTCGAACGCGAAATCCGCCGCGAGCTAACCGAAAAAGCAGAAAAACATGCTGTTTCCGTTTTTGCCAGTAACCTAAAAAACTTACTGCTCCAGCCTCCCTTGCGAGGCGAACGCATCCTGGCCATCGATCCCGGATTACGAACCGGCTGCAAACTCGCAGTACTTGACGAACTGGGAAATTGCCTGGCGAATGACTTGGTATATGTCACGGGTTCTGCAGAGAAAAAAGATTATGCACGCAACAAATTAGCTGAGTTCATGCAGGAACACGAATGCAAACTGGTTGCCATTGGTAACGGCACTGCTTGCCGCGAAACGGAAGAAATCATTACAGAGATGATCGAGCAGAACTTACCCGAAGCACGATATTTAATCGTGAACGAAGCGGGGGCCAGCATCTATTCTGCCAGCCCGGTGGCACGTGAAGAATTCCCCGACCTGGATGCGACAATCAGAGGTACCATTTCTATCGGGCGACGATTACAGGATCCTTTGAGTGAACTGGTAAAAATCGATCCTCAACATCTGGGCGTCGGCATGTATCAACACGATGTCAATTCGAAGCGTCTTAAAGAATCACTGGATGAGGTGATTGAATCGTGTGTTAATTATGTCGGCGTGAATCTGAATAACGCCAGTGCGTCATTACTGAGACATGTTTCAGGTATGAATCAATTGATCGCCAGACGAATCACCGAATGGCGCGACAATCACGGTTCTTTTCTGAATCGAAAACAACTTCTCGATGTCGCTGGAATTGGGGAAGCCACTTTTACACAAGCAGCTGGTTTTTTGAAAATTGATGAAGGCGATGAACCTCTCGATTCGACCTGGATTCACCCAGAGAGTTATGAACATGCTCACAAAGTTCTCACACAACTCGATCTACCGCAAGACAGCCTGAAAACGTCAGCCAACGATCGCGCTGCGATTATTGAAAAGGTCTCTCAGGTAGACAAAACGCAATTGAGTGAAAGTCTCAAGATTGGCTTACCAACTCTGGAAGATATTCTGGAGGCGATTGGAAAACCAAGGCGCGATCCCCGTTCCGACTTACCCGGACCAATTTTCAAGAAAGGAGTTTTAAAACTTGAACAACTGGTCAAAGACATGGAGTTGCAGGGAACCATTCTGAACGTCGTTGATTTTGGTGCGTTTGTCGATGTTGGTTTAAAAGACAGCGCACTCATTCATGTGAGCGAAATGGCTACTCACTTCATTGAAAATCCCTATCAGTTTGTATCCGTGGGTGATGTGATTACCGCCTGGGTTTTGGGTGTAGATCTGGAACGGCGCCGGGTGTCTTTGACACTGATCAAACCAGGCACGGATCGCCAATCGAAAAAAGAATCCTTTTCGAAACCGAAGGCTCCTCAAAAACAGTTCGACAAAAAAAAGACTACTCCCCCTGGATCGAGTCAAACTGAGCAGAGACCCAAAAAGAAACGAAGTCCGAAAAAGAAGAAGCCTCCTGCGGCTAAACTTTCGGATGAAATGAAATCGGGCGAGCAGCCATTACAAGGTTTCGATCAATTGAAAGCACTTTGGAACCAGAAAAAGAAATAG
- the thpR gene encoding RNA 2',3'-cyclic phosphodiesterase, whose translation MMHTNRTRTFIAIPIQPPRGLKKLMPKLEKLGSGVRPIPVNQMHITLKFLGPTDLDDIMPLSSILKTMRTQFSRTKLAFKGLGAFPRPDRPNVIWAGITANATILTDMAEYLETETGKLGYAPERKSFHPHLTLARIKTQPPDELFQILEDRRNAEWGETTIDTIKFYQSELKSQGARYHEMQTVKLSQG comes from the coding sequence ATGATGCATACGAATCGTACCCGCACTTTTATCGCAATCCCCATTCAACCTCCGCGCGGCCTCAAAAAACTAATGCCCAAGTTGGAAAAACTAGGCTCAGGCGTAAGACCCATTCCCGTAAATCAGATGCATATTACATTGAAGTTTCTGGGTCCGACTGATTTAGATGACATCATGCCCCTTAGTTCGATTCTGAAAACAATGCGAACTCAATTCTCACGTACAAAACTGGCATTCAAAGGCCTGGGTGCATTCCCCCGCCCTGACCGCCCGAATGTGATTTGGGCAGGTATCACTGCCAATGCTACGATTTTAACAGACATGGCAGAGTATTTAGAAACAGAAACAGGGAAACTGGGCTATGCTCCTGAACGCAAAAGTTTTCATCCACATCTCACACTGGCCCGTATCAAAACTCAACCGCCGGATGAACTGTTTCAAATTTTAGAGGATCGGCGAAACGCAGAATGGGGTGAAACCACGATTGATACAATCAAATTTTATCAGTCGGAACTCAAATCGCAGGGAGCACGCTACCATGAGATGCAAACAGTGAAGCTCTCTCAAGGCTGA
- a CDS encoding DMT family transporter — translation MNDVDRRKLFRARLLILLASVLWSLSGLFIKSPPFLSIPEADRGLILACYRVFFAGLFLLPFVKLNQIRWRPVLIPLLVTFGLMNLLFMVAMTKTSAAAAIFLQNTSVAWAMLFGFLLLKERIERGSILSILIVMLGIGFIVFADGAGKNFMGNLFALLSGITYALVVIFFRMLRDEHPAWLVALCLLFSSALVAPWALTLGISLTGVQFGLIALMGVVQMGAPYVIFSHAVKTVNSQEAALLVLAEPILNPIWVWIFWGETVSFTTLVGCTLIVLGLVVRFLFFRPKLILEPNPNQP, via the coding sequence ATGAATGACGTTGATCGTAGAAAGCTGTTCCGAGCCCGACTCTTAATACTTTTGGCTTCCGTATTGTGGAGTCTGAGCGGTCTGTTTATTAAGTCGCCACCTTTCTTGTCCATACCTGAGGCAGACCGCGGGCTGATTCTGGCTTGCTATCGAGTCTTCTTTGCAGGGTTATTCCTGCTGCCGTTTGTCAAATTAAACCAAATCCGTTGGCGCCCTGTTTTGATACCTCTCTTGGTTACCTTTGGTTTGATGAATCTACTGTTTATGGTCGCAATGACCAAGACATCAGCGGCGGCCGCGATTTTTCTGCAGAATACAAGTGTGGCGTGGGCGATGCTGTTTGGTTTTCTGCTTTTGAAAGAGAGAATTGAACGAGGATCGATTCTCTCCATTTTGATTGTAATGTTAGGGATTGGTTTTATCGTGTTTGCCGATGGCGCGGGCAAAAATTTTATGGGAAATCTGTTTGCGTTGTTGAGTGGGATTACTTATGCGCTGGTTGTTATTTTCTTTCGAATGTTGAGAGATGAACATCCCGCCTGGCTGGTTGCGTTATGTCTGTTGTTTTCTTCCGCACTGGTCGCTCCCTGGGCGCTGACACTGGGAATCTCTCTCACTGGTGTGCAATTTGGTCTGATTGCTTTAATGGGTGTGGTTCAGATGGGAGCCCCGTATGTGATCTTTTCCCACGCGGTCAAAACAGTCAATTCACAGGAAGCGGCACTATTGGTGCTGGCTGAACCGATTTTGAATCCGATCTGGGTCTGGATATTTTGGGGTGAGACTGTCTCGTTCACAACGCTTGTTGGCTGTACGTTGATTGTTCTGGGGTTAGTAGTGCGATTTTTGTTTTTCAGACCAAAGTTGATTTTGGAACCGAATCCGAATCAGCCTTGA
- the hisA gene encoding 1-(5-phosphoribosyl)-5-[(5-phosphoribosylamino)methylideneamino]imidazole-4-carboxamide isomerase — MEILPAIDIRGGKCVRLRQGDYGQETVFGDDPTEMALRWAEGGAQRLHLVDLDGAKAGKPVNHDVVKKIVDAVSVPCQMGGGIRDEAAIQLMLDDVGIDRVIVGTQALKDPQWFKEMVQRYPQRLALGLDARDSKVATEGWLDVSETSALDLAKEYVGVELAAVIYTNIANDGMMQGVDEATIQDMIQLTELGLPVIASGGVTTLKDVSRLAEVNQQHPRLVGAIIGRALYEGTIEVPAAIAATNQ; from the coding sequence ATGGAAATTTTGCCCGCCATCGATATTCGAGGAGGCAAGTGTGTGCGTTTGCGACAAGGCGATTATGGCCAGGAAACCGTCTTCGGTGATGATCCGACCGAAATGGCACTCCGCTGGGCAGAGGGAGGCGCACAACGTTTGCATCTGGTGGACCTCGATGGCGCCAAGGCTGGGAAACCCGTCAATCATGACGTTGTCAAGAAGATCGTGGATGCGGTTTCGGTGCCCTGTCAGATGGGAGGTGGAATCCGAGATGAAGCCGCGATTCAATTGATGCTGGATGACGTTGGCATTGATCGGGTGATTGTGGGAACGCAGGCGTTGAAAGACCCGCAATGGTTCAAAGAAATGGTACAGCGTTATCCCCAAAGGCTGGCATTGGGTCTGGATGCCCGCGATTCGAAAGTTGCTACCGAGGGCTGGCTGGATGTCTCTGAAACTTCAGCCCTTGATTTGGCGAAAGAGTATGTTGGCGTCGAGCTGGCTGCCGTCATTTATACAAACATTGCCAATGATGGCATGATGCAGGGTGTCGATGAAGCCACGATTCAGGACATGATCCAGTTGACAGAACTCGGGTTACCCGTCATCGCTTCGGGGGGAGTCACTACTCTCAAAGATGTTTCACGTCTGGCGGAAGTCAATCAACAACATCCTCGATTAGTGGGAGCGATCATTGGTCGTGCCTTATACGAAGGAACCATTGAAGTCCCCGCCGCCATTGCCGCCACAAATCAGTAA
- the hisH gene encoding imidazole glycerol phosphate synthase subunit HisH, producing MITIVDYGMGNLRSVQKAFEKVGSQAVISCRPEEISQASKLVLPGVGAFRDAIHALKEQSLVEPILEQIQSGKPFLGICLGLQLLFETSYEDGEYAGLGVIPGKVVRFQDQPGLKIPHMGWNQIEPTAPHPILAGIPEQEYFYFVHSYYVAPEEESVVAAYTDYGCRFASMVARDNIVAAQFHPEKSQSAGLKLLENFASF from the coding sequence ATGATTACGATTGTCGATTATGGAATGGGAAATCTGCGAAGTGTCCAGAAAGCCTTTGAAAAGGTGGGCTCACAGGCGGTCATCAGTTGCCGACCGGAAGAAATTTCGCAGGCGTCTAAATTGGTGCTCCCTGGTGTGGGAGCCTTTCGAGACGCAATCCATGCTTTAAAAGAGCAGTCGTTAGTCGAACCCATTCTGGAGCAGATTCAATCCGGCAAACCCTTTCTGGGAATATGTCTGGGTTTGCAACTGCTCTTCGAAACCAGTTATGAAGACGGAGAATACGCAGGGTTGGGCGTGATTCCGGGAAAGGTGGTCCGTTTTCAGGATCAGCCCGGTCTGAAAATTCCACACATGGGTTGGAATCAGATTGAACCAACGGCCCCTCATCCCATTCTGGCGGGCATTCCTGAACAGGAATATTTCTATTTTGTGCACAGTTATTATGTTGCCCCTGAAGAGGAATCGGTTGTCGCCGCTTACACTGATTATGGCTGTCGCTTTGCTTCGATGGTTGCCCGCGATAACATTGTCGCTGCCCAGTTTCATCCTGAAAAAAGTCAAAGTGCAGGATTGAAACTATTGGAAAATTTTGCTTCATTCTAG
- a CDS encoding nitroreductase family protein: MNTLEAIRNRRAIKHFDPEHSLSEAEERSLFEATILAPTSFNIQHWRFVVLRDPELRSRIRTEFGNDQSQMTDASLLVLFTADMKAWQKQPERYWVNAPKEVAELLVGWMGPFHEGREWLQRDEAQRSIGMAMQTLMLAAQELGYQSCPMIGFDIEKVAELINLPDDHVMGPMVAIGKGLKDAWPKPGQLPLEEIVVDNSF; this comes from the coding sequence TTGAATACATTGGAAGCCATTCGCAATCGTCGTGCGATCAAGCATTTTGACCCGGAACACTCTCTTTCCGAAGCTGAGGAACGTAGCTTGTTCGAGGCAACCATACTCGCTCCGACAAGTTTTAATATTCAGCACTGGCGTTTCGTCGTTCTGCGCGATCCGGAGCTCCGATCACGGATTCGCACGGAATTTGGGAATGACCAGTCGCAGATGACCGATGCGTCCCTGCTTGTGCTTTTCACGGCAGATATGAAAGCATGGCAAAAGCAACCGGAACGATATTGGGTCAATGCTCCGAAAGAGGTTGCTGAACTGCTTGTGGGCTGGATGGGACCGTTTCATGAAGGACGAGAATGGCTGCAAAGGGATGAAGCTCAACGGTCAATCGGTATGGCAATGCAAACGCTGATGCTTGCGGCGCAGGAACTTGGTTATCAGTCTTGTCCCATGATTGGCTTTGACATCGAAAAAGTGGCAGAGCTCATCAATCTACCGGACGATCATGTCATGGGACCGATGGTTGCCATTGGCAAAGGCCTCAAAGATGCATGGCCGAAACCGGGGCAGTTACCTCTCGAAGAGATTGTTGTGGATAACAGCTTCTAG